The following coding sequences lie in one Streptomyces albofaciens JCM 4342 genomic window:
- a CDS encoding cytochrome P450, which produces MTQPDTRTSRPDARPAHPEQTPAHLRRDRFDPVPELRRQVREAPLVVADVEFGIFGRVKWVATGEAEVREVLGDQKRFSNRLPDDEGEKSGTPAAPGNLLQCDPPDHTRLRRMVAPEFTARRTRRLEPRITAIVEESLDIMERVGPPADFMRNFAWPVAGLITCELLGIPRDDRAELARYLDISQDESAPPEQQAAVGKAYWAYMTRLAKRQRRSPGDGLFGHVVREHGADISDDELAGVGATFVSDGFLQVSSMLGLGALALLDHPGQLRLLRERPELIDRAVEELLRYVTVIHTVSPRTALEDVTIGDQVIKAGEMVACSLFAVNRAQGGREADAFDITRECAPHMAFGHGMHHCVAAPLVKLEMRIAYPALLRRFPALRPAVAPDGIRFRSAQTRQFSLDALPVGW; this is translated from the coding sequence ATGACGCAGCCGGACACCAGGACGAGCCGGCCGGACGCCCGTCCGGCCCACCCCGAGCAGACGCCCGCCCACCTCCGGCGGGACCGCTTCGATCCGGTACCCGAACTCCGGCGGCAGGTCCGGGAGGCACCGCTCGTGGTGGCCGACGTCGAGTTCGGGATCTTCGGCCGGGTGAAGTGGGTGGCCACCGGTGAGGCCGAGGTACGGGAGGTACTGGGCGACCAGAAACGTTTCAGCAACCGGCTGCCCGACGACGAGGGGGAGAAGTCCGGAACCCCCGCCGCACCCGGCAACCTCCTGCAGTGCGATCCGCCCGACCACACCCGCCTCCGCCGCATGGTGGCACCGGAGTTCACGGCGCGGCGGACCCGGCGGCTGGAGCCGCGCATCACCGCGATCGTCGAAGAGAGCCTGGACATCATGGAGCGCGTCGGGCCGCCGGCCGACTTCATGCGGAACTTCGCCTGGCCCGTGGCGGGGCTGATCACCTGCGAGCTGCTGGGCATTCCCCGCGACGACCGGGCGGAACTGGCCCGCTACCTCGACATCTCCCAGGACGAGTCCGCGCCCCCGGAACAGCAGGCGGCCGTCGGCAAGGCCTACTGGGCGTACATGACGCGGCTCGCCAAGCGGCAGCGCCGCAGCCCCGGCGACGGCCTCTTCGGCCACGTGGTGCGCGAACACGGCGCGGACATCAGCGACGACGAACTGGCCGGTGTCGGCGCGACCTTCGTGTCCGACGGCTTCCTCCAGGTCTCCAGCATGCTGGGGCTGGGCGCGCTGGCGCTGCTGGACCACCCCGGCCAGCTCCGGCTGCTGCGGGAGCGGCCGGAGCTGATCGACCGGGCCGTGGAGGAACTGCTGCGCTACGTCACCGTCATCCACACCGTCTCGCCCCGCACCGCCCTGGAGGACGTGACCATCGGGGACCAGGTGATCAAGGCGGGCGAGATGGTGGCGTGCTCGCTGTTCGCCGTCAACCGGGCGCAGGGCGGGCGCGAGGCGGACGCGTTCGACATCACCCGCGAGTGTGCCCCGCACATGGCCTTCGGCCACGGCATGCACCACTGCGTCGCCGCGCCGCTGGTCAAGCTGGAGATGCGCATCGCCTACCCGGCGCTGCTGCGCCGGTTCCCCGCGCTGCGGCCGGCGGTGGCGCCGGACGGGATCCGCTTCCGGTCCGCGCAGACGCGGCAGTTCAGCCTGGACGCGCTGCCCGTCGGCTGGTGA
- a CDS encoding ATP-binding cassette domain-containing protein: MPADPSGFQPSAADLHHVIEVRGARENNLADVSLDLPKRRLTVFTGVSGSGKSSLVFGTIAAEAQRLINETYTAFVQSFMPSMGRPDVDALRNLSAAIIVDQERMGANSRSTVGTATDAYTMLRIVFSRLATPHIGTSSAFSFNSAEGMCPACEGLGQVSEIDVDQLVDRERSLEQGAITVPNFAVGSWYWQVMAGSGFFPVDKKLKDFTEREWQDFLHKPATKVKEGTLNTTYEGLVTKVRRLFLGKDRDALQPHIRAFVDRAVAFTGCRACDGTRLSAAARSATIDGVSIAQCSAMQISDLAAFLRSVEDPSVAPLLATLRHLLDSLVEIGLGYLSLDRPAGTLSGGEAQRVKMVRHLGSSLSDVTYVFDEPTTGLHPHDVQRMNDLLLRLRDKGNTVLVVEHKPEVISIADHVVDLGPGAGTDGGRICYSGDVAGLRASGTLTGRYLGHRARLRERVRTPRGALAIEGADLHNLRDVRVDIPLGVLTVVTGVAGSGKSSLIHGYVAGREGVAVADQSPIRGSRRSNPATYTGLLGPIRTAFAKANGVKAALFSANSEGACPHCHGIGLVYTDLAMMAGVASVCEECQGKRFTPKVLTYQLRGKDISEVLAMSVAQAYDFFPTGQAHAVLGRLNDVGLGYLRLGQPLNTLSGGERQRLKLATHMNEKATTYVLDEPTTGLHMADVDQLLALLDRLVDDGNTVVVIEHHQAVMAHADWIVDLGPGAGHDGGRVVFTGTPAELVAKGETLTARHLREYVEG; this comes from the coding sequence CCAGCCGTCCGCCGCGGACCTGCACCACGTCATCGAGGTACGCGGCGCGCGGGAGAACAACCTGGCCGATGTGTCCCTGGATCTGCCCAAGCGGCGCCTCACCGTCTTCACCGGGGTCTCCGGGTCGGGCAAGTCCTCGCTCGTCTTCGGAACCATCGCCGCCGAGGCGCAGCGGCTGATCAACGAGACGTACACCGCGTTCGTCCAGTCGTTCATGCCCAGCATGGGCCGCCCGGACGTGGACGCGCTGCGCAACCTGAGCGCCGCCATCATCGTCGACCAGGAGCGGATGGGCGCCAACTCCCGCTCCACGGTGGGCACCGCGACCGACGCGTACACCATGCTGCGCATCGTCTTCAGCCGCCTAGCCACCCCGCACATCGGCACCTCCTCCGCCTTCAGTTTCAACAGCGCCGAGGGCATGTGCCCCGCGTGCGAGGGCCTGGGCCAGGTGTCGGAGATCGACGTGGACCAGCTCGTGGACCGCGAGCGCTCCCTGGAGCAGGGCGCCATCACGGTGCCCAACTTCGCCGTCGGCTCCTGGTACTGGCAGGTCATGGCGGGCTCCGGATTCTTCCCCGTGGACAAGAAGCTCAAGGACTTCACCGAGCGGGAATGGCAGGACTTCCTGCACAAGCCCGCGACCAAGGTGAAGGAGGGCACGCTCAACACGACGTACGAAGGGCTCGTGACCAAGGTCCGGCGGCTGTTCCTGGGCAAGGACCGGGACGCGCTGCAGCCGCACATCCGGGCCTTCGTCGACCGGGCCGTGGCCTTCACCGGGTGCCGCGCCTGCGACGGCACCCGGCTGAGCGCCGCGGCCCGGTCCGCCACCATCGACGGCGTCAGCATCGCCCAGTGCTCGGCGATGCAGATCAGCGACCTGGCCGCGTTCCTGCGCTCGGTCGAGGACCCCTCCGTGGCGCCGCTGCTCGCCACCTTGCGGCACCTGCTCGACTCCCTCGTGGAGATCGGCCTCGGCTACCTCTCGCTCGACCGCCCGGCCGGCACGCTCTCCGGCGGCGAGGCGCAGCGCGTGAAGATGGTGCGCCACCTCGGCTCCAGCCTCAGCGACGTCACCTACGTCTTCGACGAGCCGACCACCGGCCTGCACCCGCACGACGTCCAGCGCATGAACGATCTGCTGCTGCGCCTGCGCGACAAGGGCAACACGGTCCTCGTCGTCGAGCACAAGCCCGAGGTCATCAGCATCGCGGACCACGTGGTCGACCTGGGGCCGGGCGCCGGTACGGACGGCGGGCGGATCTGCTACTCGGGGGACGTGGCCGGCCTGCGTGCCTCCGGGACACTGACCGGGCGCTATCTGGGGCACCGGGCGCGGCTGCGCGAGCGGGTGCGCACACCGCGCGGCGCCCTGGCGATCGAGGGCGCTGACCTGCACAACCTGCGAGATGTGCGCGTGGACATACCCCTGGGCGTGCTCACCGTCGTCACCGGCGTCGCGGGCTCCGGCAAGAGTTCGCTCATCCACGGGTACGTCGCCGGACGCGAGGGCGTCGCCGTCGCCGACCAGTCGCCGATCCGCGGCTCGCGCCGCTCCAACCCGGCCACCTACACCGGTCTGCTCGGCCCGATCCGTACCGCCTTCGCCAAGGCCAACGGCGTCAAGGCGGCCCTCTTCAGCGCCAACTCGGAAGGCGCCTGCCCGCACTGCCACGGCATCGGGCTCGTCTACACCGACCTCGCGATGATGGCCGGGGTGGCGTCGGTGTGCGAGGAGTGCCAGGGCAAGCGCTTCACGCCGAAGGTGCTCACCTACCAGCTGCGCGGCAAGGACATCAGCGAGGTGCTGGCGATGTCCGTCGCCCAGGCGTACGACTTCTTCCCGACCGGTCAGGCGCACGCCGTCCTGGGGCGGCTCAACGACGTGGGGCTGGGATATCTGCGCCTCGGCCAGCCGCTCAACACCCTCTCGGGCGGCGAGCGGCAGCGCCTCAAGCTGGCCACCCACATGAACGAAAAGGCCACGACGTACGTCCTGGACGAGCCGACCACCGGCCTGCACATGGCCGACGTGGACCAGCTGCTCGCCCTGCTGGACCGCCTGGTGGACGACGGTAACACGGTCGTCGTCATCGAGCACCACCAGGCGGTGATGGCGCACGCGGACTGGATCGTGGACCTCGGGCCCGGCGCCGGACACGACGGCGGCCGGGTGGTTTTCACGGGCACGCCCGCCGAACTGGTGGCCAAGGGGGAGACGCTGACGGCCCGGCATTTGCGGGAATACGTCGAGGGGTGA
- a CDS encoding cytochrome P450: MPQDTSHRFERAPRAAFGPDAYTRELHGKAPISKVEIGPIRDSDAGRASVWLVTGYHEVRQVLGDHVRFGNGFASGPVYGTPSRFRPPEVVGHLMDYDPPEHTRLRRMLTPAFTVRRMRQLEPRIEAVVARCLDGVAKAGQPADLVERFARPVSGEALCELLGVPRDDRTDFVRRVQWQLEQDRPRRQRADAGESYLRYLGAMVRRRRKDPDDSFIGTLVREHGDHITDEELRGVCGVMMLAGLDNVSGMISLGILVLLQHPDQLAALRAGPASADRVVEELLRYLSVAHAPQRRIALEDVTVAGQVIKKGEQVLCSLQMANRDPAFLPDPDRFDATRDPAPHVAFGHGIHHCIGAAMSRMELRIAYRALWNRFPGLRPAVPVEEIAYRTNAVADGVVELPVEW; encoded by the coding sequence ATGCCGCAGGACACCTCGCACCGGTTCGAACGGGCGCCCAGGGCCGCCTTCGGCCCCGACGCCTACACCCGCGAGCTGCACGGGAAAGCGCCGATCAGCAAGGTCGAGATAGGCCCGATACGCGACTCGGACGCCGGCCGCGCGTCGGTCTGGCTGGTCACCGGCTACCACGAGGTGCGCCAGGTCCTCGGCGACCACGTACGGTTCGGCAACGGCTTCGCCTCCGGCCCGGTGTACGGGACCCCGAGCCGCTTCCGGCCGCCGGAGGTCGTCGGGCACCTGATGGACTACGACCCGCCCGAGCACACCCGTCTGCGCCGGATGCTGACCCCGGCGTTCACGGTCCGGCGGATGCGGCAGCTGGAACCCCGTATCGAAGCGGTCGTGGCGCGGTGCCTGGACGGTGTGGCCAAGGCCGGGCAGCCCGCCGACCTCGTGGAACGGTTCGCCCGCCCGGTCTCGGGCGAGGCGCTGTGCGAACTGCTCGGGGTGCCGCGCGACGACCGTACGGACTTCGTCCGCCGCGTCCAGTGGCAGCTCGAACAGGACCGGCCGCGCAGGCAGCGGGCCGACGCCGGCGAGTCGTACCTGCGCTACCTGGGCGCCATGGTGCGCCGCCGGCGCAAGGACCCCGACGACAGCTTCATCGGAACGCTCGTACGCGAGCACGGCGACCACATCACCGACGAGGAGCTGCGCGGCGTCTGCGGCGTGATGATGCTCGCCGGGCTCGACAACGTGTCCGGCATGATCAGTCTGGGCATCCTCGTCCTGCTCCAGCACCCGGACCAGCTCGCCGCGCTGCGCGCCGGCCCCGCGTCCGCGGACCGTGTCGTGGAGGAACTGCTGCGCTACCTGTCGGTGGCCCACGCGCCGCAGCGGCGGATCGCCCTGGAGGACGTCACCGTGGCGGGCCAGGTGATCAAAAAGGGCGAGCAGGTCCTGTGCTCGCTCCAGATGGCCAACCGCGACCCGGCCTTCCTCCCGGATCCCGACCGCTTCGACGCCACCCGCGACCCCGCACCCCACGTCGCCTTCGGCCACGGCATCCACCACTGCATCGGCGCCGCGATGTCCAGGATGGAACTGCGCATCGCCTACCGCGCCCTGTGGAACCGCTTTCCCGGGCTGCGGCCGGCCGTCCCCGTGGAGGAGATCGCGTACCGGACCAACGCGGTGGCGGACGGGGTGGTGGAGCTGCCGGTGGAGTGGTGA
- a CDS encoding PadR family transcriptional regulator, producing MALEHAILVSLLEKPGSGYELARRFERSIGYFWTATHQQIYRVLKRMENDGWVDVREVPQQARPDKKEYSVAALGRDALSRWLHEPIEPESVRHDLAVKIRGAAFDDPAALIREVERHHRAHTDRLAHYLAGERRDFTGPEAPAAPDAGQQLQHVVLRGGIAYERMTIAWLEDVLATLHRLRSEG from the coding sequence ATGGCGCTCGAACACGCGATCCTCGTCTCCCTGCTGGAGAAGCCCGGCTCCGGCTATGAGCTGGCCCGGCGGTTCGAGCGGTCCATCGGCTACTTCTGGACCGCCACCCACCAGCAGATCTACCGCGTCCTCAAGCGCATGGAGAACGACGGCTGGGTGGATGTCCGCGAGGTCCCGCAGCAGGCGCGGCCGGACAAGAAGGAGTACTCCGTCGCCGCCCTCGGCCGCGACGCCCTGTCCCGGTGGCTGCACGAGCCGATCGAGCCCGAGAGCGTACGGCACGACCTCGCCGTGAAGATCCGCGGCGCGGCCTTCGACGACCCGGCCGCGCTGATCCGCGAGGTCGAACGGCACCACCGGGCGCACACCGACCGGCTCGCGCACTACCTCGCGGGGGAGCGGCGCGACTTCACCGGCCCCGAAGCACCCGCGGCGCCCGATGCCGGGCAGCAGCTCCAGCACGTCGTCCTGCGCGGCGGCATCGCGTACGAGCGGATGACGATCGCCTGGCTGGAGGACGTGCTCGCCACGCTCCACCGCCTGCGGAGCGAGGGGTGA